A DNA window from Barnesiella intestinihominis YIT 11860 contains the following coding sequences:
- a CDS encoding RagB/SusD family nutrient uptake outer membrane protein: MKRYIYYFMIIGLLPVFSCTDGLDLYPNDKVTVDNYWNTAEDALRAVNATYSNTFPQSDTYGCDLLFLDAASDNTYPQHSNQFGNFQQIALNAFEANHAALQELWNRRYVTIRRCADFLVNIGNVNMDPILKNRYTAEVLFQRAYAYYYLIAQFGDVPWVDHPLTIQEASSIRRTDKYAIAKQIISDLDYATANLPSSYTNEEDDGRVTRWAAFALKSRICMFMAGDYRKSSPDQKWYWEQARDATDSVITKSGKSLYTPNNQLTGESYRKLFYDDAASVGSGEIIYDSQFTSAERALYGCTVKIACISDGGWNSWVPTQSMVDAYEVKVSNSEAYPIDDPRSNYNLDDPYVNRDPRLAASIYYTGTGGTTLAGSEYNSQPGSTSGDKMDQHNGSPTGYGWKKYVDPSLIGVWDTGHDFPLIRLAEVYLDAAEARNELANSPSEDAKIRNYSGMTRWRVGMPDFPNNLTKDEMRERIRNERRVELAFEGARFFDIRRWGIAENVLNAEDGWIIGMKLDNAGGYQVVESGKWKGHVKVRQRTLFTSDQYVWPIPSREIELNPNLEAEPLMEIE; encoded by the coding sequence ATGAAACGCTATATATATTATTTTATGATCATCGGTTTGCTTCCTGTTTTTAGTTGTACCGATGGATTGGATTTATATCCGAATGATAAAGTTACAGTAGATAATTATTGGAATACGGCAGAAGATGCTCTTCGTGCAGTGAATGCTACTTATAGTAATACCTTCCCTCAGAGCGATACGTATGGTTGCGATTTACTTTTCTTGGATGCGGCAAGCGATAATACCTATCCTCAACACAGCAATCAGTTTGGTAATTTTCAACAAATTGCATTGAATGCGTTCGAAGCGAACCATGCCGCGTTACAGGAATTATGGAATAGAAGATATGTTACGATAAGACGTTGTGCCGATTTTCTCGTGAATATCGGGAATGTAAATATGGATCCGATTTTAAAAAATCGCTATACGGCAGAGGTCTTGTTTCAACGTGCGTATGCTTATTATTACTTGATAGCTCAATTTGGAGATGTTCCATGGGTCGATCATCCATTGACGATACAGGAGGCATCTTCTATTCGGAGAACAGATAAATATGCGATTGCCAAACAGATAATAAGTGATTTGGATTACGCTACGGCAAATCTTCCGTCTTCTTATACAAATGAGGAAGACGATGGACGGGTAACGCGTTGGGCTGCATTTGCGTTGAAAAGCCGGATTTGCATGTTTATGGCTGGAGATTATCGCAAATCTTCCCCCGACCAGAAATGGTATTGGGAACAGGCTCGGGATGCAACGGATTCTGTTATTACAAAATCTGGAAAATCTCTTTATACTCCTAATAATCAATTGACCGGTGAAAGTTATAGAAAACTTTTTTATGACGACGCTGCGAGTGTAGGTAGTGGAGAAATAATTTACGATTCTCAGTTCACAAGTGCAGAGCGCGCTCTTTATGGCTGTACGGTGAAGATTGCTTGTATTAGTGATGGAGGTTGGAATTCGTGGGTTCCTACCCAATCTATGGTCGATGCATATGAAGTTAAGGTAAGTAATAGCGAAGCTTATCCGATTGACGATCCTCGTTCGAATTATAATCTTGACGATCCGTATGTGAATAGAGATCCTCGTTTGGCCGCTTCTATTTATTATACTGGTACAGGAGGAACGACCTTAGCTGGTAGTGAGTATAATAGTCAGCCCGGGAGTACGAGTGGAGATAAGATGGACCAACACAATGGCTCTCCGACGGGATATGGGTGGAAGAAATATGTAGATCCTAGTTTGATAGGAGTGTGGGATACTGGACATGATTTCCCTTTAATCCGTTTAGCAGAGGTTTATTTGGATGCAGCGGAAGCTCGGAATGAATTGGCAAATTCTCCGTCGGAAGATGCTAAAATAAGAAATTATTCGGGTATGACGAGATGGCGTGTAGGAATGCCCGATTTCCCTAATAATTTGACAAAAGATGAGATGAGAGAGCGAATAAGGAATGAGCGCCGGGTGGAATTGGCTTTTGAAGGTGCTCGCTTTTTTGACATTCGTCGCTGGGGAATTGCTGAAAATGTATTGAATGCCGAAGACGGTTGGATTATTGGTATGAAATTGGATAATGCCGGTGGATACCAGGTTGTAGAAAGTGGTAAATGGAAAGGCCATGTGAAAGTGAGACAACGCACGTTATTTACTTCCGATCAGTATGTTTGGCCTATTCCAAGCAGAGAAATCGAGTTAAATCCTAATTTAGAGGCGGAGCCGTTAATGGAAATCGAATAA
- a CDS encoding right-handed parallel beta-helix repeat-containing protein — MKKVKLLISSLSLVAMNVFATDVYVTVSGAGNGSGSDWANAKNDLGEVLYNASAGTTVHVGAGVYKPTVDYKGNSTAPNIEKRFKLSGGVTVLGGYPSTGGAERNVQENETILDGAINDTDTVYTIAYGLLGEQDIVVDGFIFRHATGRMSGPDNDYMGDFSGGAGAIVVLGGTPIPDATSPAGSGLTLINCVFDGFKAKWGGAIKLQKPDQSANPKLTLTSCSFFNNISGQNGGGVLTYNWDVDVENSTFEGNFGGSGGAIACFGSMIVNATESTFKGNSCSSNGAGILCYAEEQDAGSEMTVRNCDFIENDGWDGVGVYSNKSSNCVVEGCTFDKNTGGGAGAVRLDGTFTITDCVFNGNEINAHPGGWFDGSVGAISNCIYTNNKSAAGQNGVIFKVQMGEEINVTNCYATGNSGKSIAGIGWGSSGLMKNVSIVNNTGTAIAFQGAAYTCQNMTISGNSSPTNGGIIDGSWEGASSISIYDCTIVGNSSADGQNAMYISGGTATIDFDNCIYVENGDKDADYGTVFGSFVRNYCIWDDTRYGEGRFYPLDSPFTVGTYLAPIAEVDGQYVHLLTGENNPAVGNGSPNSSNTEDQTGRMRPASPSIGAVEYRDGSGIDAVEQTQLNVYPSVTTGQLVVTNPFAGTSTLCVYSIDGSLVKRINLGIGDNLLNFSDLGNGTYLVSLHNGATVVTSRIVKR, encoded by the coding sequence ATGAAAAAGGTAAAATTACTGATTTCGTCATTGAGTCTTGTTGCAATGAATGTATTTGCGACAGACGTGTATGTTACGGTTTCCGGAGCAGGAAATGGTAGTGGTAGTGATTGGGCTAATGCAAAAAACGACTTGGGAGAAGTTCTCTATAATGCTTCTGCCGGGACGACGGTTCATGTCGGAGCCGGAGTTTATAAACCGACAGTAGATTACAAGGGTAATTCTACCGCACCCAATATAGAGAAGCGGTTTAAGTTGTCAGGCGGTGTTACGGTTTTAGGTGGTTATCCATCTACCGGTGGAGCGGAACGGAATGTACAAGAAAATGAGACTATATTAGATGGTGCTATTAATGATACCGATACGGTCTATACGATTGCTTATGGTTTATTGGGTGAGCAGGATATCGTAGTTGATGGCTTTATTTTCCGTCACGCTACGGGGCGGATGTCGGGACCTGATAACGATTATATGGGCGATTTTTCTGGCGGTGCCGGGGCGATAGTTGTTTTGGGTGGTACTCCGATTCCCGATGCAACTTCTCCTGCTGGAAGTGGATTAACACTTATAAATTGTGTATTTGATGGATTCAAAGCAAAATGGGGTGGTGCTATTAAGTTGCAGAAACCCGATCAGTCAGCAAATCCCAAATTAACTTTGACTAGTTGCTCGTTCTTTAATAATATAAGTGGCCAGAACGGGGGAGGAGTCCTCACCTATAATTGGGACGTAGATGTAGAAAACAGTACTTTCGAGGGAAATTTTGGAGGTAGTGGAGGTGCGATAGCATGTTTTGGAAGTATGATAGTCAATGCAACAGAAAGTACATTTAAAGGAAATTCATGTAGTAGTAATGGGGCTGGTATATTATGTTATGCAGAAGAACAAGATGCCGGAAGTGAAATGACTGTTAGGAATTGTGATTTTATAGAGAACGATGGTTGGGACGGAGTCGGCGTTTATTCGAATAAATCATCGAACTGTGTAGTAGAAGGTTGTACATTCGATAAAAATACAGGAGGTGGAGCTGGAGCCGTTCGTTTAGATGGTACGTTTACAATTACCGACTGTGTTTTTAACGGCAATGAAATTAACGCTCATCCCGGAGGTTGGTTCGATGGAAGCGTAGGGGCTATAAGTAATTGTATATATACGAATAATAAAAGTGCAGCCGGGCAGAATGGAGTTATTTTTAAAGTTCAAATGGGTGAAGAAATAAATGTAACCAATTGCTATGCTACGGGAAATTCTGGAAAATCTATCGCCGGTATAGGTTGGGGATCGAGCGGTTTAATGAAAAATGTTTCCATTGTAAATAATACAGGCACAGCGATTGCTTTTCAGGGAGCAGCTTATACGTGTCAAAATATGACGATTAGTGGTAATTCCTCTCCGACGAATGGCGGTATTATTGATGGTAGTTGGGAAGGGGCTTCATCTATCAGTATCTATGACTGTACGATTGTAGGTAATTCTTCGGCTGATGGACAGAATGCCATGTATATATCGGGAGGAACTGCGACAATAGATTTTGATAATTGTATTTACGTGGAAAATGGAGATAAAGATGCTGATTATGGTACTGTTTTTGGTTCTTTTGTGCGTAACTATTGTATTTGGGACGATACTCGATATGGTGAAGGCCGGTTCTATCCGTTGGATAGTCCATTCACAGTTGGTACTTATTTAGCTCCTATTGCAGAAGTGGATGGGCAGTATGTTCATTTATTAACGGGTGAAAATAATCCTGCCGTAGGAAACGGATCTCCGAATTCTTCCAATACAGAAGACCAAACAGGAAGAATGCGCCCAGCATCCCCATCAATAGGAGCTGTTGAATATAGAGACGGGTCGGGTATCGATGCTGTGGAACAAACTCAGTTGAATGTGTATCCATCGGTGACTACTGGACAGTTGGTCGTAACGAATCCTTTTGCCGGAACAAGTACGCTTTGTGTTTATTCTATTGATGGATCATTGGTAAAAAGGATAAATTTAGGTATCGGAGATAATTTGTTGAACTTCTCTGATTTGGGAAATGGAACTTATCTTGTATCACTTCATAATGGGGCGACTGTGGTAACATCGCGTATAGTTAAGAGATAA
- a CDS encoding glycoside hydrolase family 97 protein: MKKVLSIGLAMLAFFPMCVGAKELFVDSPNGKISVTVSIDSVIAWSACFADTEIIAPSEISMTFRNGEAIGRNPRLKKFSVEKVDEIIDAVIYKKREVIDRYNELKMQFRNYNLYFRAYDDGVAYRWETNFKSKEPVAVQSEKAEFCFAGEDHDVTVGYVRANEKDVYSQSFENEYRTINLKGMSDFWPAFAPILVGMPNGIKVAITDADLIDYPGMFLKKTGDTRLTGDFAPFVKKEVQGGHNNLQALVEERADYLAETTGKRFYPWRAVIIAEEDKDLLNSDMVYKLATPCQVDDVSWIKPGKLAWDYWCAWNIYGVDFRAGVNTETYKYFIDFASENKIEYVLLDEGWAMSTDIMTPVEDIDLPEIIEYAKRKNVSILLWAGWLPLDQKMDEVLKHYSDLGVKGFKVDFMDRDDQRVVNFCTRLAKKAAEYHLLIDLHGCYKPTGLQRTYPNVINFEGVYGLEYLKGDYPDMPRNDVTIPYLRMLAGPVDYTPGAMVNANRESYKGIWGTPMSQGTRAHQVALYVVFEAPLVMMADSPNNYRKEQETTDYIAQLPTVFDETVSLAGKVGEYAAVARRKGDKWYVGAITNWDKREISLDFSFLSQGLWKAEIFKDGINADRNGNDYKIEEQNIVSGKKLKVTMAPGGGWSAIISRIN; encoded by the coding sequence ATGAAAAAAGTATTATCGATAGGACTTGCCATGCTGGCATTTTTCCCCATGTGCGTGGGGGCGAAAGAGTTGTTTGTGGATTCGCCGAATGGTAAAATATCGGTTACGGTGAGCATCGACTCCGTGATTGCGTGGAGTGCCTGTTTTGCCGATACCGAAATTATAGCTCCGTCTGAAATTTCGATGACCTTTCGGAATGGAGAGGCGATAGGCCGTAATCCTAGATTGAAAAAGTTTTCTGTCGAAAAGGTCGATGAGATTATCGATGCTGTTATTTATAAAAAGAGAGAGGTGATAGACCGATATAATGAATTGAAAATGCAATTTCGAAATTATAATTTGTACTTCCGAGCATATGACGATGGTGTGGCCTATCGTTGGGAGACAAATTTTAAATCGAAAGAGCCGGTAGCTGTGCAGTCTGAAAAAGCCGAGTTTTGTTTTGCCGGTGAAGACCACGATGTGACGGTAGGGTATGTGAGAGCCAATGAGAAAGATGTTTATTCTCAGTCTTTTGAAAATGAGTATCGAACGATTAATTTGAAAGGTATGTCTGATTTTTGGCCGGCTTTCGCTCCCATTCTCGTGGGGATGCCTAACGGAATAAAGGTGGCGATTACCGATGCTGATTTGATCGACTACCCGGGAATGTTTTTGAAGAAGACGGGAGATACTCGATTGACGGGCGATTTTGCTCCTTTTGTAAAGAAAGAGGTTCAAGGAGGTCATAATAACCTGCAAGCTCTTGTCGAGGAAAGAGCCGATTATCTGGCGGAAACGACCGGAAAAAGGTTCTATCCGTGGAGAGCCGTGATTATAGCCGAGGAAGATAAAGACCTTTTGAACAGCGATATGGTGTATAAACTGGCGACACCTTGTCAAGTGGACGATGTTTCTTGGATAAAACCGGGCAAACTGGCATGGGATTATTGGTGCGCATGGAACATATATGGCGTAGATTTTAGAGCGGGAGTAAACACTGAAACTTATAAATATTTTATTGACTTCGCTTCTGAAAATAAAATAGAATATGTGTTATTAGATGAAGGGTGGGCAATGAGTACCGATATTATGACTCCCGTAGAGGATATCGATCTTCCCGAAATCATTGAATATGCGAAGCGGAAAAATGTCTCTATTTTGTTGTGGGCAGGGTGGTTGCCTTTGGACCAAAAGATGGACGAAGTGTTGAAACACTATTCCGACCTTGGAGTGAAAGGTTTCAAGGTGGATTTCATGGATAGGGACGACCAACGTGTAGTGAATTTTTGCACACGGTTGGCGAAGAAAGCAGCTGAATATCATTTGCTTATTGATTTGCATGGGTGTTATAAGCCTACGGGATTACAGAGGACTTACCCGAATGTTATCAATTTTGAGGGCGTTTATGGTCTGGAATATTTGAAAGGGGATTATCCTGATATGCCTCGAAATGATGTGACCATACCTTATTTGAGGATGCTGGCTGGGCCGGTCGATTATACGCCGGGGGCGATGGTCAATGCTAACAGGGAAAGCTATAAAGGCATTTGGGGAACACCTATGAGTCAAGGTACACGTGCGCATCAAGTTGCTTTGTATGTAGTGTTTGAAGCTCCGTTGGTTATGATGGCCGATAGCCCTAACAATTATAGAAAAGAACAGGAGACAACCGATTATATAGCACAACTTCCTACGGTATTTGATGAAACCGTTTCCCTTGCAGGGAAAGTCGGTGAATATGCGGCGGTTGCGAGAAGGAAAGGCGATAAGTGGTATGTTGGAGCTATCACGAATTGGGATAAACGGGAAATATCTTTGGATTTCTCTTTTTTAAGCCAGGGATTGTGGAAAGCTGAAATTTTCAAGGACGGGATAAATGCCGACAGGAACGGGAACGATTACAAAATAGAGGAACAAAATATCGTGTCTGGGAAAAAATTGAAAGTAACGATGGCTCCGGGTGGAGGTTGGTCTGCCATAATTTCCCGAATCAATTGA
- a CDS encoding GH92 family glycosyl hydrolase, giving the protein MNKYFNIAIVTALSVAITSFKGNAMSDLSQYVDPFIGVDGGGNVFPGPCVPFGMVKVGPDCGGKDWNAGWDRDGNIHGFSNVHVSGTGGGCKYGNVLFAPITGNLDMQDYSSPRNNEHVALGLYEVDLKRYGTSARLTALQRSAMHEYTFPASDDSKIIIDLGSFLSSHERQYLVGSEVRIISDKEIEGYTRVRGGWNIGEPYTVYFYAVFDTPSDDCGTWKSHRVEPGKREQYDTSEPTGAYFSYRTSDKQKVTVKVGISYLSTGKARMNLSEMNSWNFDEVRAACVSRWNEILNKIEVKGSDEQKKIFYTALYHSYLQPVDKTGENSKWISDEPYYDDYYCIWDTFRATHPLFTLLTPSKQVDMLRSLLDIYRYEGYAPDARSGDDNGRVQGGSNVDILFTDAYVKGLKGIDYELALEAMIKNAEVSPGDDERKEGRGGISDYNEKGFVSTKFERAGTRTMEYANCDYAIATLARGLKEKEIAQKYMERSRNWQNLWNPDVESLGFKGFVWPRYSDGSWWSENDYSVFQGGTWPDFVYETFSWELSFYVPHDVNALIEKCGGKEQFTRRLDTYFSHEKWDQRWYMGLFQISNEPGFLTPTLYNYVGRPDKTAEVVRKTLKERYNTTKEGIPGNDDSGSMSSWYVFHALGFYPNTGQDLYLISSPTFEEAVIHLENGRDLSIKAKKASDKNIYVQSVKLNGEPLDACSFKHTDIANGGTLEFVMGSKPSKWGTVGVENQL; this is encoded by the coding sequence ATGAACAAATATTTTAATATAGCAATTGTAACAGCATTGTCTGTTGCTATTACATCGTTCAAGGGAAATGCGATGTCTGATCTTTCGCAGTATGTCGATCCGTTTATCGGGGTCGATGGCGGCGGAAATGTATTTCCGGGGCCTTGTGTACCTTTTGGTATGGTAAAGGTGGGTCCTGACTGTGGTGGAAAAGATTGGAATGCGGGTTGGGATCGCGATGGGAATATACATGGGTTCAGTAATGTCCATGTGAGCGGGACCGGAGGAGGTTGTAAGTATGGAAATGTACTGTTTGCCCCGATTACCGGGAATCTTGATATGCAAGATTATTCATCTCCTCGAAATAATGAACATGTGGCGTTGGGGCTGTATGAGGTGGATTTGAAAAGATATGGCACATCGGCTAGATTGACGGCTTTGCAGCGTAGTGCAATGCATGAGTATACTTTTCCAGCGAGTGATGATTCAAAAATAATTATTGATTTGGGGAGTTTCTTGTCTTCTCATGAAAGACAATATTTAGTAGGCTCAGAAGTAAGGATTATTTCGGACAAAGAGATCGAGGGATATACTCGGGTTAGAGGAGGTTGGAATATAGGTGAGCCGTACACGGTTTATTTCTACGCTGTGTTTGATACTCCGTCCGATGATTGTGGTACATGGAAGAGCCATCGAGTTGAACCTGGGAAAAGAGAACAATATGATACCAGTGAACCGACAGGTGCTTATTTTTCCTATCGCACTTCTGATAAGCAGAAAGTTACGGTCAAAGTGGGCATCTCTTATTTAAGTACTGGGAAAGCGCGAATGAATTTGTCAGAAATGAATTCGTGGAATTTCGACGAGGTGAGAGCCGCCTGTGTGAGTCGTTGGAACGAGATATTGAACAAAATAGAGGTTAAAGGTAGTGACGAGCAGAAAAAGATTTTCTATACAGCTTTGTATCATAGCTATTTGCAGCCAGTAGACAAGACCGGAGAAAATTCGAAATGGATATCGGACGAACCGTATTACGATGATTACTATTGTATTTGGGATACATTTAGAGCGACACACCCTTTATTCACATTGTTGACGCCTTCTAAACAGGTAGATATGTTGCGTTCTTTGCTGGATATATATCGGTACGAAGGATATGCTCCCGATGCACGGAGTGGAGACGACAATGGCCGGGTGCAAGGTGGATCGAATGTCGATATACTTTTTACCGATGCTTATGTCAAAGGATTGAAAGGTATCGATTACGAATTGGCATTGGAGGCGATGATAAAGAACGCCGAAGTGTCTCCCGGTGATGACGAGCGAAAGGAAGGACGCGGCGGTATCAGTGATTATAATGAGAAGGGTTTTGTATCGACAAAATTCGAGCGCGCGGGGACTCGTACCATGGAGTATGCCAATTGTGACTATGCCATTGCTACATTGGCTCGTGGACTGAAAGAAAAAGAGATTGCCCAAAAGTATATGGAACGTTCCCGAAATTGGCAAAATTTGTGGAATCCCGATGTGGAAAGTTTGGGCTTTAAGGGCTTTGTGTGGCCTCGTTATAGCGACGGCTCTTGGTGGAGCGAAAATGATTATTCGGTTTTTCAAGGTGGAACATGGCCCGATTTCGTGTACGAGACGTTCTCGTGGGAGCTGTCTTTTTATGTTCCGCATGATGTGAATGCTCTCATCGAGAAATGTGGAGGGAAAGAGCAGTTCACCCGGAGGTTGGATACTTATTTTTCTCATGAGAAATGGGATCAACGGTGGTATATGGGGCTGTTCCAAATCTCGAACGAACCGGGATTTTTGACGCCTACCCTATATAATTACGTGGGTCGACCCGATAAAACGGCCGAGGTCGTGCGAAAGACGTTGAAGGAGCGTTACAATACGACGAAAGAAGGAATCCCCGGTAATGACGATTCGGGCTCAATGTCGTCGTGGTATGTCTTTCATGCTCTTGGTTTCTATCCCAATACCGGGCAGGATTTGTATTTGATATCCAGTCCCACGTTCGAGGAGGCTGTTATTCATTTGGAAAATGGGAGAGATTTATCGATCAAGGCGAAGAAAGCCAGCGATAAAAATATCTATGTTCAGTCGGTTAAACTGAACGGGGAGCCGTTGGACGCATGCTCGTTCAAACATACCGATATTGCCAATGGCGGGACATTGGAGTTTGTGATGGGCTCGAAACCGTCTAAGTGGGGAACCGTCGGAGTGGAAAATCAATTATAA